One window from the genome of Bradyrhizobium xenonodulans encodes:
- a CDS encoding LysE family translocator: protein MAWLQDTEAEIVDPVGLETVGVGRAFRQGIIVEALNPKTAAFFLAFIPQFIDPTADVARQFVVLGTISVALNTAADVVVTHWAAKAKAGLAKRPSALAKMRQLSGAAMCTLGASLLVARRAG from the coding sequence CTGGCTTGGCTTCAAGACACGGAAGCCGAGATCGTCGACCCGGTCGGGCTGGAGACAGTCGGTGTCGGACGGGCATTTCGGCAAGGCATCATTGTTGAGGCGCTGAATCCGAAGACGGCTGCATTTTTTCTCGCCTTCATCCCGCAATTTATCGACCCAACCGCCGATGTCGCCCGGCAGTTCGTCGTCCTTGGGACAATTTCAGTTGCGCTCAACACTGCTGCCGATGTGGTCGTGACCCATTGGGCCGCCAAAGCAAAAGCGGGACTCGCCAAGCGACCATCGGCCCTCGCCAAAATGCGACAGCTATCTGGTGCAGCTATGTGCACGCTGGGAGCTTCACTCCTTGTTGCGCGGCGGGCTGGTTGA
- a CDS encoding response regulator: MRTLLVDHQTAFARAVQGALVECGFAVDVTRTLDEAAAALDCACYDILLLELALPDGDGLDWLKQLRRNGKSMPAMVISGLNDLDLRIASFNGGADDFLPKPLSTVELIARMRAILRRSKQMTAPLIIFGNVEFDPIARQAWVDGRPLRIAHRELCVLEYLLSHAGRTVPRASLEDSIYSFDREVSTNALEAAIYRLRGHLRRSAATLRIRSARSIGYSLELNSAHPPRHG, from the coding sequence ATGCGAACGCTACTTGTTGATCATCAAACCGCCTTTGCGCGCGCTGTCCAAGGAGCACTCGTGGAGTGTGGGTTCGCCGTCGATGTGACACGCACTCTGGACGAAGCGGCGGCAGCTCTTGATTGCGCATGCTATGACATTCTTCTTCTCGAACTGGCTCTACCGGATGGAGACGGCTTGGACTGGCTGAAGCAATTGAGGCGGAACGGAAAATCGATGCCCGCGATGGTGATAAGCGGGCTCAACGATCTCGATCTCCGAATTGCAAGCTTCAACGGTGGGGCGGACGATTTCCTGCCAAAGCCGCTGTCTACTGTTGAGCTCATCGCCCGGATGCGAGCCATTCTGCGGCGATCGAAGCAAATGACGGCCCCGCTCATCATATTTGGGAATGTCGAATTCGACCCGATTGCCCGGCAAGCCTGGGTGGACGGACGGCCGCTCCGCATCGCGCATCGTGAACTGTGCGTTCTTGAGTATCTGCTCAGCCATGCTGGGCGCACGGTGCCGCGCGCCTCACTGGAGGATAGCATCTATTCATTCGACCGTGAGGTCTCGACCAATGCGCTTGAGGCGGCAATCTATCGCTTGCGCGGACATTTGAGGCGATCCGCCGCGACGCTACGGATCAGGTCCGCGCGCAGCATCGGCTACTCTCTTGAATTAAATAGCGCGCATCCACCGCGCCATGGGTAG
- a CDS encoding LysE family translocator, with protein sequence MIVDFQPFLLFLGAALLVAITSGPGIFYVAARTFAGGRPRGLASSFGTGVGGLVHFNAGAVGISALVMASAEAFTMLKLAGAFYLIWLGFKTRKPRSSTRSGWRQSVSDGHFGKASLLRR encoded by the coding sequence ATGATAGTCGATTTTCAACCGTTCTTGCTGTTCTTGGGAGCTGCGCTCCTGGTGGCGATCACATCAGGACCCGGGATATTCTACGTTGCGGCACGAACGTTCGCAGGTGGCCGTCCGCGTGGTCTGGCATCGAGCTTTGGTACCGGTGTTGGCGGTCTTGTGCATTTTAATGCCGGGGCGGTCGGCATTTCTGCGCTCGTGATGGCGAGTGCGGAAGCCTTCACTATGCTCAAGCTCGCCGGAGCCTTCTATCTGATCTGGCTTGGCTTCAAGACACGGAAGCCGAGATCGTCGACCCGGTCGGGCTGGAGACAGTCGGTGTCGGACGGGCATTTCGGCAAGGCATCATTGTTGAGGCGCTGA
- the cysN gene encoding sulfate adenylyltransferase subunit CysN: protein MDTDALRELTFTDSKDQLRFITCGSVDDGKSTLIGRFLHDSKAIYEDQLQALARDSVKHGTTGDDIDFALLVDGLEAEREQGITIDVAYRFFTTPRRSFMVADTPGHEQYTRNMATGASNAQLAVILIDARKSVLVQTKRHSYICSLLGIRHVVVALNKMDLVDYRKEVFDRIVDDYVDFASNLGFTSIAAIPISARYGDNIIRLSRNTDWFHGPCLLDYLENIDIQSETAGLPFRFPVQWVNRPNLDFRGYAGTVVSGSIAVGDEIVIPASGRNSRVKQIVTYDGDLVRAEAGDAVTITLTDEIDIGRGDIIAKPTERPEVADQFAAHLIWMDQEPMVPGRSYALRIGTQSIASGSITAMKYRIDVNTGAHVAARTLSLNEIGFCNIATVQPAAFDAYEANRRTGSFIVIDRDTNRTVGAGMIAFPLRRAANIAWQPLSLGKKERAALKHQRPCIIWFTGFSGAGKSTIANLVDQKLFAMSYHTMLLDGDNLRHGLNRDLGFTESDRVENIRRVGEVAKLMADSGLLVICSFISPYKAERDMVRDLVDDGEFIEVFVDTPIGECVRRDPKGLYAKAKSGTIRNFTGIDAPYEAPSAPEIHLTTLNQQPERLADTVLNCLATRGIIVPANRTEN from the coding sequence ATGGATACTGATGCGCTGCGAGAGCTCACCTTCACCGACAGCAAGGATCAGCTTCGCTTCATCACCTGCGGCTCGGTGGACGATGGAAAGTCGACGCTAATCGGCCGGTTTCTGCACGACAGCAAGGCGATCTATGAGGATCAGCTGCAGGCGCTTGCGCGCGACAGCGTCAAGCACGGCACAACCGGAGATGATATCGACTTTGCCCTGCTGGTCGATGGACTCGAGGCCGAACGCGAACAGGGCATCACCATCGATGTCGCCTATCGCTTCTTCACCACGCCGCGCCGATCGTTCATGGTGGCCGATACGCCCGGTCACGAACAGTATACGCGTAACATGGCGACCGGCGCCTCCAATGCCCAGCTCGCGGTCATCCTGATCGATGCGCGCAAAAGCGTCCTAGTGCAGACCAAGCGCCACTCCTACATTTGCTCGCTCCTGGGCATCCGGCACGTGGTCGTGGCCCTGAACAAGATGGATCTGGTCGATTACCGCAAGGAAGTGTTTGATCGCATCGTGGACGACTATGTCGATTTCGCTTCGAACCTCGGCTTCACGTCGATCGCGGCTATCCCGATCTCCGCACGATACGGCGACAACATCATCCGCCTGTCCCGCAATACCGACTGGTTTCACGGCCCTTGCCTATTGGACTATCTCGAGAATATCGACATCCAGTCCGAGACGGCCGGCTTGCCCTTCCGTTTCCCGGTACAATGGGTGAACCGGCCGAATTTGGATTTCCGCGGCTACGCTGGAACGGTGGTCTCCGGCAGCATTGCGGTCGGCGACGAAATCGTTATTCCGGCATCGGGACGCAATTCGCGCGTCAAGCAGATCGTGACGTACGATGGCGACCTTGTGCGCGCCGAAGCCGGTGATGCGGTGACCATTACGCTGACCGACGAGATCGACATCGGCCGCGGAGATATCATCGCTAAGCCGACGGAACGACCGGAGGTCGCTGATCAGTTTGCCGCCCACCTGATCTGGATGGACCAGGAGCCCATGGTCCCGGGCCGGTCCTATGCCCTCCGGATCGGCACGCAATCGATTGCGTCCGGCAGCATCACGGCGATGAAATACCGGATCGACGTCAACACCGGCGCGCACGTGGCAGCCCGCACTTTGAGCCTCAATGAAATCGGCTTCTGCAATATTGCAACCGTACAGCCGGCAGCCTTCGATGCCTATGAAGCGAATCGGCGCACCGGTTCCTTCATCGTGATCGACCGCGACACCAACCGGACCGTCGGCGCTGGCATGATTGCCTTCCCCTTGCGGCGTGCCGCCAACATAGCCTGGCAGCCGCTCTCACTCGGCAAGAAGGAGCGCGCCGCTCTCAAGCACCAAAGACCCTGCATCATCTGGTTTACCGGGTTTTCCGGCGCGGGCAAATCGACCATCGCCAACCTCGTCGACCAGAAGCTATTTGCGATGTCGTATCACACCATGCTCTTGGACGGCGACAATCTCAGGCACGGTCTCAATCGAGATCTCGGCTTCACCGAATCCGATCGGGTTGAAAACATCCGCCGCGTCGGCGAGGTGGCCAAACTGATGGCCGATAGCGGCTTGCTCGTGATCTGCTCGTTCATCTCACCCTACAAGGCCGAGCGAGACATGGTTCGCGATCTCGTGGACGACGGCGAATTCATCGAGGTCTTTGTGGACACGCCGATCGGCGAATGCGTGCGGCGCGATCCGAAGGGGCTCTACGCCAAGGCGAAATCAGGCACGATCAGGAATTTTACCGGCATCGATGCGCCGTACGAGGCGCCGAGCGCGCCGGAGATCCATTTGACAACACTGAACCAGCAGCCGGAGCGCTTGGCCGATACGGTGCTAAACTGCCTGGCCACACGAGGGATCATCGTGCCGGCCAACCGGACGGAGAACTAG
- the pdxR gene encoding MocR-like pyridoxine biosynthesis transcription factor PdxR has protein sequence MGQSETGKRCHKPNGARQIYEALKAQIEDGVYRPRDQLPSTRALAAEFGVSRTTITAAYEQLLAEGFIETRQGRRACVAPALRSGSLSQAGGKRAPRTARLSAFGRRLFELSGPPIATEPLRIDFRYGDVATADFPSLAWRRALTKVLTTPGPRSLRYQDPQGSMELRTALQAYPWRARSLRCGVDQIIVVNGSQQGLDLCSRILLDPGDRFVIETPCYWAARHVFESAGATPQFVPVDEEGLQTQALKDVKKARLCYVTPSHQFPLGHVLSAQRRAQLLQWADKVGAYVIEDDYDGEYRYDIGPIQPLHVLDEAAHVIYLGTLSKTLSPLLRLGYVVVPPELIHAFRTAKRLTDRHSPALEQAALANFLHSGAYERHVRKLRRKNAQRRSALLEAFVEHFGDAIEVQGSEAGLHVVAWFKKLDAAQEDATARNARHRGVGIYPVSGLYENGPGSAKRRAGFVFGYAALEAREIRHGVDRLASALRAR, from the coding sequence GTGGGCCAGTCCGAGACAGGAAAGCGGTGCCATAAGCCAAATGGGGCGCGGCAAATTTATGAAGCATTGAAGGCGCAGATCGAGGATGGCGTCTACAGACCGCGCGACCAGCTTCCTTCGACCCGCGCCCTCGCGGCCGAATTTGGAGTCTCTCGAACCACGATTACGGCCGCCTACGAGCAGCTTCTCGCGGAAGGCTTCATCGAGACGCGGCAGGGTCGCCGGGCCTGCGTTGCGCCTGCGCTTCGATCGGGGAGCCTGTCGCAGGCAGGCGGCAAGCGGGCGCCAAGAACCGCTCGTCTATCGGCGTTCGGGCGACGGCTCTTCGAATTGTCCGGCCCGCCGATCGCGACCGAGCCCCTGCGGATCGACTTTCGCTATGGCGATGTTGCGACTGCCGATTTCCCGAGTCTGGCCTGGCGCCGCGCTCTGACGAAAGTCCTGACGACGCCTGGTCCGCGCAGTCTGCGCTATCAGGACCCGCAGGGATCAATGGAGCTGCGAACAGCGCTGCAAGCTTATCCGTGGCGTGCGCGCAGCCTGCGCTGCGGCGTCGACCAGATCATTGTCGTCAACGGATCACAGCAGGGTCTCGATCTGTGCTCGCGGATATTGCTCGATCCCGGCGATCGCTTCGTGATTGAGACGCCGTGCTATTGGGCCGCCCGGCATGTTTTTGAGAGTGCGGGGGCTACGCCTCAATTCGTCCCGGTCGATGAAGAAGGCTTGCAGACACAAGCCCTTAAGGATGTCAAAAAGGCTCGGCTTTGCTACGTGACGCCTTCACATCAATTTCCGTTAGGTCACGTTCTCTCAGCACAGCGTCGTGCTCAATTGCTGCAGTGGGCCGACAAGGTGGGAGCCTATGTCATCGAGGACGACTATGACGGCGAGTACCGATACGATATTGGTCCCATTCAGCCCTTGCATGTCCTCGATGAGGCGGCTCACGTCATCTATCTCGGAACGCTCTCAAAGACGCTCTCGCCCTTGCTGCGTCTAGGGTATGTCGTGGTTCCGCCAGAGCTCATCCACGCTTTCCGCACGGCCAAGCGCCTTACCGATCGGCACTCGCCGGCGCTTGAGCAAGCGGCGCTGGCCAACTTCCTACACTCGGGCGCCTACGAGCGGCACGTGAGAAAGCTGCGGCGAAAGAACGCGCAGCGCCGCTCAGCCTTGCTTGAGGCATTCGTTGAACATTTTGGAGACGCTATCGAAGTGCAGGGTTCCGAGGCCGGGCTCCATGTGGTGGCCTGGTTCAAGAAACTCGATGCGGCGCAGGAGGACGCAACCGCACGAAACGCCCGGCACAGAGGCGTCGGCATTTATCCTGTTTCCGGACTATACGAAAATGGGCCGGGAAGCGCGAAACGGCGAGCTGGGTTTGTTTTCGGCTACGCCGCACTTGAAGCACGAGAGATCCGACACGGTGTTGACCGCCTCGCCAGTGCACTGAGGGCACGATAG
- a CDS encoding polysaccharide deacetylase family protein: MAKLRLHKAASRLVGATTALLTGIAVANAADCSRKDALGTSRVLAVDAKTYPRVGLKSFPQTLPLADHEVVLTFDDGPRPPNTQKVLAALAQECVRATFFLVGKSSAELPELVRRIAAEGHTVAHHSWSHPMMSQISFEQAKEDIERGIAADEMALNGVSTQVPSTPFFRFPYFDSTPATLDLLQSRGILVFSADLWAADWENMTPEQELKKLIEQLEITKKGIILLHDPQAWTAAMMPAFLRYLHDNGYRIVHLVPAAASAQTRADGAH, translated from the coding sequence ATGGCAAAGTTGCGCCTGCACAAGGCGGCTTCACGGCTCGTCGGCGCTACGACGGCGCTGCTCACTGGGATTGCCGTGGCAAACGCGGCCGATTGCTCACGCAAGGATGCGCTTGGCACTTCGCGTGTGCTCGCTGTCGATGCAAAAACCTATCCCCGCGTCGGCTTGAAGAGCTTTCCGCAGACCTTGCCGTTAGCCGATCATGAGGTCGTGCTCACGTTCGATGACGGGCCGAGGCCCCCAAACACGCAGAAGGTGCTGGCCGCGCTCGCGCAAGAGTGCGTACGAGCCACCTTCTTTCTCGTCGGCAAGTCCTCCGCCGAACTTCCCGAACTTGTCCGGCGGATCGCCGCTGAGGGTCACACCGTCGCGCACCATAGTTGGTCGCATCCGATGATGTCTCAGATCAGCTTCGAGCAGGCGAAGGAAGACATCGAGCGAGGAATCGCGGCCGATGAGATGGCGCTCAACGGCGTGTCGACCCAAGTGCCCTCGACGCCGTTTTTTCGCTTTCCCTATTTCGACTCGACGCCTGCGACGCTCGATCTTCTGCAGTCACGTGGCATCCTCGTCTTTAGCGCCGATCTTTGGGCGGCCGACTGGGAAAACATGACCCCGGAGCAGGAATTGAAGAAGCTGATCGAGCAACTCGAGATCACCAAAAAGGGGATCATTCTGTTGCACGATCCGCAGGCGTGGACGGCAGCTATGATGCCCGCGTTTCTGCGCTACCTGCACGACAATGGCTATCGGATCGTACACTTAGTGCCGGCTGCTGCCTCGGCCCAGACGCGCGCCGACGGAGCTCATTGA
- a CDS encoding methyl-accepting chemotaxis protein, which yields MTLDEAMAIKAFETIKDGITVYDADKCVLANDAAANMLGCSSGEELKGLSIASLSLDPQPNGKTVAQMFEQTNEVVTRSGHVAIEWWLQRKDQSSIPVRISLVVSEFTGRPVVVCVWQDITDLVRMREERLSLAKRFDSDVSRVVNVVASSMQDMHAVASEITASTGDVCLRTEAMTEMVKKTEGNSTAVASAAQEFSASIAEISRQVSTAANISQTARDKTGHAEATLGELVASVAKISSVVQMIEGIASQTNLLALNATIEAARAGEAGRGFAVVAGEVKNLAAQAAKATSEVDAQILAIQQRTELATASMSDIAGIIDKLQEISNSISAAIEEQSIVTNDISRSITNISADMREASRDIDQLNDASRASGSSAGQAVGKMENLSSNIVSLQGQVSDFLIKISA from the coding sequence GTGACCTTGGACGAAGCGATGGCGATCAAGGCTTTCGAAACGATCAAGGATGGTATCACGGTCTATGATGCGGACAAGTGTGTGCTCGCCAACGACGCTGCAGCCAACATGCTCGGGTGTTCCAGTGGAGAAGAGTTGAAAGGGTTGAGTATCGCCTCGCTTTCGCTGGATCCTCAACCGAACGGCAAGACTGTTGCGCAGATGTTCGAGCAGACCAATGAGGTTGTGACGCGGTCGGGACACGTGGCGATCGAATGGTGGCTTCAGCGCAAAGATCAATCCTCCATTCCGGTCAGGATAAGTCTTGTTGTTTCGGAATTCACCGGCCGTCCGGTAGTCGTGTGTGTATGGCAGGATATAACCGACCTGGTTCGGATGCGGGAAGAGAGGCTGAGTCTTGCGAAGAGATTTGATAGCGATGTGTCGCGGGTCGTCAACGTTGTGGCGAGCTCAATGCAGGACATGCACGCGGTCGCATCGGAAATTACAGCTTCAACGGGCGATGTCTGTCTTCGCACTGAAGCCATGACAGAGATGGTGAAAAAGACCGAAGGAAACTCGACCGCCGTTGCTTCGGCCGCTCAGGAGTTCTCGGCTTCGATTGCGGAAATCAGCCGACAAGTTTCGACGGCCGCGAACATTTCGCAAACCGCGCGCGACAAGACCGGACACGCTGAAGCAACGTTAGGTGAGCTCGTTGCTTCGGTGGCGAAGATCAGCAGCGTCGTCCAAATGATCGAGGGCATAGCCTCGCAAACCAATTTGCTGGCGCTCAACGCAACCATCGAGGCAGCGCGAGCCGGCGAAGCGGGGCGAGGCTTTGCAGTGGTGGCTGGGGAAGTGAAGAACCTTGCCGCGCAGGCTGCAAAAGCGACGAGCGAGGTTGATGCTCAAATTCTTGCCATTCAACAAAGGACGGAACTGGCGACTGCGTCGATGAGTGACATCGCCGGCATCATCGACAAGTTGCAGGAGATATCCAACAGCATATCGGCGGCGATCGAGGAGCAGTCGATCGTAACGAACGACATCTCGCGAAGCATTACCAACATCAGTGCAGATATGCGCGAAGCGTCCCGAGATATTGACCAACTCAACGATGCCTCGCGTGCCTCTGGCTCATCGGCGGGGCAGGCCGTTGGGAAGATGGAGAATTTGAGCAGCAATATCGTTTCATTGCAGGGGCAGGTCAGCGACTTCTTGATCAAGATCTCGGCGTAA
- a CDS encoding FMN-binding negative transcriptional regulator, with translation MYMPPAFRVEDIAEIHRTMREARSATLVTATEEGLIGTLAPMLLDETEGPNGTLYAHVARSNPQWKPQPSCEAMAIFGGPEAYVTPSWYVTKQETHKVVPTWNYVAVHAYGTIEFFDDADRLLDLVRRLTDLHEQSQKDPWAVADAPADFIQAQLKAIIGLRMPITRCDAKRKMSQNRNAADRAGVIDGLSRSDRPEDHIVAALIPRG, from the coding sequence ATGTATATGCCGCCAGCCTTTCGCGTCGAGGACATCGCCGAGATTCATCGGACCATGCGTGAGGCCCGCTCGGCAACCCTTGTCACTGCAACCGAAGAGGGGCTGATCGGAACGCTAGCTCCGATGCTTCTCGACGAGACGGAGGGTCCGAATGGCACGCTTTACGCGCACGTGGCAAGGTCTAATCCACAGTGGAAGCCGCAGCCTTCCTGTGAGGCGATGGCCATCTTTGGGGGGCCTGAAGCCTATGTCACTCCGTCCTGGTACGTGACGAAGCAGGAGACGCACAAGGTCGTGCCAACGTGGAACTACGTTGCGGTACATGCCTACGGTACGATCGAGTTTTTCGATGATGCGGATCGGTTACTCGACCTCGTGAGACGACTGACGGACCTGCACGAGCAATCGCAAAAGGACCCCTGGGCAGTCGCGGATGCTCCGGCTGATTTCATCCAAGCGCAGCTCAAGGCGATCATCGGCCTGCGCATGCCGATCACAAGGTGCGACGCCAAGCGGAAGATGAGTCAGAACCGCAACGCAGCGGATCGCGCCGGCGTCATCGATGGATTGTCGAGGAGCGATCGCCCTGAAGACCATATTGTGGCCGCGCTGATACCTAGAGGATGA
- the cysD gene encoding sulfate adenylyltransferase subunit CysD codes for MNAQNITEPQTRTLPRHLRRLEAESIEIMREVVAEFSKPVMLYSIGKDSSVMLHLAQKAFYPAKVPFPLLHVDTTWKFREMISFRDGTAQRLGINLIVHVNQDGIERGINPIESGSTLHTQVMKTDALKQALDLYGFDAAFGGARRDEEKSRAKERIFSFRSQGHVWDPRNQRPELWNLFNTRSRNGETMRVFAISNWTELDVWEYIMLENIPVVPLYFAKQRWVVHRNGTLIMVDDERLPLAPDETPELKMMRFRTLGCYPLSGAIESDAATIKDIVAEMQVATLSERQGRLIDTDEVASMEKKKREGYF; via the coding sequence ATGAACGCACAAAATATCACTGAACCACAGACGCGCACGCTGCCGCGGCATCTGCGGCGGCTGGAGGCCGAGTCCATCGAGATCATGCGCGAAGTCGTTGCCGAATTTAGTAAGCCCGTAATGCTCTATTCGATCGGCAAGGATTCGAGCGTCATGCTGCACCTGGCGCAGAAGGCGTTCTATCCGGCGAAGGTCCCGTTTCCGCTGTTGCATGTCGACACGACCTGGAAGTTTCGCGAGATGATCAGCTTTCGCGACGGGACGGCCCAGCGTCTCGGCATCAACCTGATCGTTCATGTGAACCAGGACGGGATCGAGCGCGGCATTAACCCAATAGAGTCCGGATCGACGCTGCACACGCAGGTGATGAAGACAGATGCGCTCAAGCAGGCGCTCGACCTTTACGGCTTTGACGCGGCGTTCGGGGGCGCCCGGCGCGATGAGGAAAAAAGCCGGGCGAAGGAGCGCATCTTCTCCTTCCGTTCGCAGGGACATGTCTGGGACCCGCGCAACCAGAGGCCGGAGCTGTGGAATCTCTTCAACACTCGCAGCCGGAACGGCGAGACAATGCGCGTGTTTGCCATTTCGAATTGGACGGAACTCGACGTATGGGAATACATCATGCTGGAGAACATTCCGGTTGTTCCGCTTTATTTCGCAAAACAGCGGTGGGTGGTCCATCGCAATGGCACGCTGATCATGGTGGATGATGAGCGCCTGCCCTTGGCTCCTGACGAGACGCCCGAGCTCAAGATGATGCGTTTCCGCACGCTTGGTTGCTATCCGCTGAGCGGCGCCATCGAGTCTGACGCCGCCACCATCAAGGACATCGTCGCGGAAATGCAGGTTGCGACGCTCTCCGAGCGTCAGGGACGGCTGATCGATACCGATGAGGTGGCATCGATGGAGAAAAAGAAGCGGGAAGGCTACTTCTGA